From the genome of Trichocoleus sp. FACHB-46:
ACCGTCAACACAGGAACAGGACTGGGAGCATCTGCTAGCGCGATCGCAGGCCAAAACCCAGACCAGCAGACTGCTCAACTTCTAGCCCAAGCTCAGAGTCCAACTCCTAGCCCCGCTCCTGCTGCTCCAGCCGCAACCACCACCCTCAGCGAAAGAACTGATTACATTGGTACCTGTCGTGGCACCACCGCAGCGGTCAATATCTATGAAGATACCCAACTCACTCGCAGAGTAGGGACTGTAGCCGCTAGAAGCAGCGTCACCCTCACAGGAATACTGGGTAACGGCATTGCTCAAATCAGAACCCCCAGTGTCGGCTGGATTCAAACTACCAATCTCGTTACCAACTGTACAGGCGGCAACCCAGGTGACAATCCTGGCAATGTCCAGCGGGGAGAATGCCGCAGATTGCGCGATCCAGATGTGGATGGTGCAGGATATGAGTCTCTACGCTTCGGTTTAAGAGCATATGACAACCCCGGCACTACGCCTCAAACTTATCAAGGCAGCTCTGACGGGCCTGCCAAGGGAGCCAGAATCTTCCTCACCAAACCCAGCCAAACCAATGGCAAGTGGATTCGAGTCTTCTACACCAGCGTGTCTGGTCGCGAGCGTCTCGGTTGGATTTCTGGTGGTACAGGCACAACCAATAACTTAGCTAATTGCCCCACCAACCGTTAATTAGAGATCTCGATGAGTTGAGGTAGGTTTTGCCTACTGCAACTAAAAGTAGATAAAACAAGGCGATCGCTCCATACAAAACAAAGGGCGATCGCTTTTCTTAGGACAACTAAAAGGGCAAGACTAACAACCGCAAGAGCGTGAATTCCTGGTTGACTCCAGGTATTCCTAGTTTGATTGCCTCTGGCACCGCTGGATATTGAACCGAGCAAAAAAGGATATCCCAGATAGTCAACAAACTGGCATAGTTAGAATGCATCCCACTCAGCAAACGAGCGTGATGGGCGCGATGATAGTTAGGCGTCACAATTACATAGCTTAAAGCGCGGTCTAAGAGCAAAGGCAAAGCCCAATTGCTGTGATGGAAAATTAGCTCAGCCGCAAAGATCACTTCGTAAATCAATAGATGGGTTGGCGTAATACCAAATAGCCAAATTAGGAATAGTTTTGGCGGTAGTACTAGAGAGGTAATGATGCGTTGTAGTGGTGAATAAAATTCCACAGCAAGCCGATGTGATTACGTAGACTCTTCGAGAAGGCTAAGCTGCGTCTGACAAAGCGTGACACCCGCTGTCTGAGGGTATTGTTAAACCGCTCAATGTAACTCGTTTTGCCGCTCGACTTACTGACGACCCGGTGCCGTTTACGGGGTAGCACCTGCTGGTAGGCCTCCCAAGCGTCGGTATAGATGACCGCACACTGTCGATAGACTGTGGGCAAGACATCCCAGAGGCGTTGTGCACTTTGGGCAGAGCGGTCACCGACATGAGCCCCGATGAGCTCACGGGTATCGGCATCAAGCGCTAACCAAACCCATTGTTTGTTGCCCTTGTGGTCGACAAACGACCAGAGTTCATCACATTGCACCGTCAACGGCCCCTTTTTTTGGGCCGAACCGTAGCTTGAGTTGGCGTTTGGGCGGCTTTGCAGGTGACATAGTCTTGCAACCATTGCTCGGAAACCTGAACCGCTCGGGCAATTCCAGCCATCGAGAGGCGTTCCAGCAAGAGCCGGTCGATCAGTTCCCGTGTTGGGGTGTCGATGGTCTTGTTGGTCGGGTTTTCAACAAACTGACGACCACAGGTGCGGCACAGGTAACGTTGCTTGCCGGTGTGAATATGGCCATTCTTGACGGTTCGCTCAGAGGTGCAATCCGGGCAGAGAGGCATAAGCATCGTTGTGTAGCTTCATCATCACCCTAACAAATTCATCATTACCTCTAGAGTTCTACCGTTTTGGCAACTCTAGATTCCAGCTTTATCATCCCCTGGCGAAGTATCAAAAAATACTAGAGTTGCTAAGTGGGATATCAAATTTTACAAATATGAATCCTTTGCAATCTTTGTCGAGGAGGGAGCTGGAGAACTGATGGCCTAGAGGCGGTTTAGGCAACAGTAAGTTGCACTGATGCCCTGAGGAAAGCTACGCCTTGGCGAGCGGGTAATCCGTAGATTGAGTCGCTCCAGGTGAAGTGATAATAGAAGTAGAGCTAAGTAAGGCTAAATATGTCCGTCGTTCCTTCTAGTAGTTGTGCCGCTGCTTTAGATCAGCAACAGCAACAAATCCAACAGGCAGAACAGTGTGACGAAGAGACCACTGGCGATCGCTGCAAAAATTTGTCTCAGCGTTGCACAGTCGTCGAAAATGGCCGAGTTGTGGTCAAGCCATTACGGTAATGGCAGTACATCATGAAAGTGGTTGTAGTCGATGTAGCGATGCCCATCGGCTGTCTCATGAAAGATATCAACAAAGCAGTAATTCCATAAAATATCTTGAGCGCTGTAGGTGTGGCGCGCATGGATGACTTGAGATACCGTTTCATCAATGCCGCTGAGGGAAACCACCACTGAGGCTCGCATTTGAGCTAGAGACTCTGGTGTGGCTCCATAAAAAGGACTGTATTCATCAATGGGATGGAGCACCGTCCAACTGAGGGTAAAGCTGGGAGTACGACTTCTCAGCAGCTTGAGCTCATAAAAACGGCGCATGGCGTGTCCCTCAGCGCTCGTTTCATCGCGCATTAAGTACAGTCGGATTTGGGCTTCCAAAATTTGGTTGCGTCGTTGATTAGCAGCCCTAAATATGAAGGTGGGTATTCCTTCGTAGGGACCAATCACAGCAACATGACTAAAAGAAACCCGCGCCGTCGGCCGTGAAAAACGAGCAAACGCTAACCCTGTCAGGAGGGCAATCCCAACTAAACTGACCATCGCCTCAATGGTGACTAATATGTTGGCATACACTGTCTGGGGATACAGGGCTCCATAGCCAATAGAGGCGAGAGTTTGCACACTAAAGAAAAAGGCATCTAGAAAAGACCCAGGTTTGGCGTTAGCGATGCTAGCGGGTTGAGCCAGATACAGCAGTGCAAAGACGGCATTAGTAACCACATAGCAGAGAACAGTCAGGGCTAAAAAGCCAGTCCAAGGAATGGTTAGCAGCAGATGGTAAGGCTCTCGCCAGTAAGAGTGCCAAACTCCGTTGCCTAAGATGTGGAACTGTCCGTCTCGAATCTTGATGTGTACGACGGGTTGCGGTTGCGATCGCCGCTTCGTTCGCCAATTCCGGAAGATTGTTAGCTGCCTCATGACTAATGCTGCTGCCTTTGAGAAACCATTCACGCCAATTGTCTGTGGCCTCTCAAAATTGCACAACCGAATCTCAGACGCAGTTCATACAACACAATTCGCGCATCACAATTTACTCACGCAGTAATGTGGCTCTAGAGATACCCAAAGGACAGAAACCTCAGTTGCTAGCTCCGCAGATCTTGAATAAACTCCTCATATGCTTGCAGATGGGAACCTAAAAAATTATCCATCTCCTGATTGGTCAAATAGCCTGTTTTGTCAGTGTGAGGATTTTTCACATAACTGTAGATGTATTTGGAATAGTTAGGATTCTCATGCCAGCTAATGTTGAAAGCTGCAGATTTTGGGAAAAAAGTCATAGAAGCATAAGCTGGGATGTGGTCATGTATCCACCAAGCTAAAGCTGTCCAATCTCCTGTGCGTTCGTAGTAAGGGATAAAGGAAGTCACGACAATACAGGTGGTCGCACCCATATACCCCCTGCTGTCTCTGACATCCCAAATATGACCTGCATAGTTTTTTTCATTACTCGCGCAGCTATATTGGTTCTTGTTCTCGGCTCCTTTAGCATTGACATCAGCGGAACGGTAAGCAGAGCGGATCCCAATTCTGCCTAGCTGATCCTGGAGGGGTTCCAGCACTTTCTCGCACAAATTCTTGCCAGCGGCGATCGCCAGTTCTGGATCATTAGGGATATTGGGAATGCCCTCAATTTGAGAAATTTCCGAGTAAAGAAACTCCCGCATAAAAAAACTTTTAGAGAGTCGAACTCGACCCAACTCTTCTAAAGCTTTGACTGTCTGGGGCTGTCTCATGGAAGTCTTTCTACTGAGCGGTACGCTCCAAACCTTATACCTTTTCCTTGGGTGGTGGTGTGATGCTCCCCCGATTCAGCAACTCATCGATTTCTCGCAGGAGGCCAAAATCTTCTTTGGGTAAAGGTCGCCCTTCCGAGAAGTTCTCACCTATAGCAGGATATTTCTCTAGGAAAGAGAAGGCTTGGCGGAACTGACGCGGACCTGCTGCGACTGGGGCATCTAAGTGGCAGGGGATAACCTGATGAAAGTCCCATTTTGCAACTTGGTCGGCCCACTTAAGAGTAATCTCAGGGGCACGGTTGAGAATCAAAGTTTGTAGCACCGGAGCCACAAATAAACGGCCTCCTCCTCGCAACGCTTCAAACGATCGCTGCCAATCTTCTTGCCACTGAAAAGGAAATAACCCAAAATATGCCTTTTTTGAGCGATCGGGAGCGTTGCGGGCTTCTCTCCATGCATCTCCTAGCTTCACGGGTTCTAAAGCGCTAGGACGGAAATAGAACGCGAAGAGGGCAATCCGCTTCCATCCTTTATGTCGATTCTCTGCATTGTCCTCCACTACTTCGGAGCCGCTATCTTTAGCATGAAAGAGCAAGGCATAGGGGTCTAGCTGCACGATCGCGGGTGGTTCTTCGGGGACAGACATCACCGAATCGGTCACGAGCAGGGTGCGCGATCGCTTGTGGAAACAGGCAATCTCCCCAAATGACCCAGCCCCCAGATCGATGTCTAAGACCGCATAATCTATCTCTTTGGCAAAAGGTGCTTGGCTGCTGTCTTCGGGAATGACGTGGGTGCGCTTCATCGGGAATCCCAGCCAGCTCAGCGGCAAATTGATCGGGAAGCTCCACTGGTGAGGCGCGACGAAAACTTGTGCATTGGGAAAGCGTCTGGCGAAAGGCCCAACAAAAACTTTGTGCTCTAGACCAGAACTCGTGGGCAGGATGATGTATTTCACTTCACCATGTGCTGCCACCAGTTCCTCAACTAGGCGGATACATTCTGGAGTGGGGGCAACTGGCGCATAAACCAGCAGTCCTCCTGCTTCGAGTCTCACAACGGTCATGCGGATGGGCACGATCACGTAAAAAACGCCTTGGATCTGGTCGAAGGTCCAAATAGTGTCTTTAACCACTTCTTGGCGGAGTGTGCGCCGTTTGCCAAATGGGTAGAGTGGTACGGCGGGCCAAAACCGCCACGTCCAGTCTTTCGGATTGCTTGTCTCAATTGGTTGTCCTTGCATATCCTGTCCGTTCATCGTGGTTCTATCCACGCCACGACCCCCATCCCGAAAGCGTACACTACTACTGTTAAGTCTAGCTTTTGGACATTAGAAAATTTTTTAATCTGTATCTGCCGTAAGTATGATTGCTCGGTTCGGTAAGAATAAGGCTTAACTCGAACTGCGTCTCGTACTTATGTCTAGTAATTTCTGCGATCGCTACTCTATAAATACCCCTTGCATCAGCCTAATGAGACGTTACAGAACTTATGTAACTCAAACTTTTGGTTCGAGCGAAGGCTTACCCGTTAGCTGCTAGGTGCTAAATTTAAGTTGCTTATTTTTGCTGATAACTCCATTAATGAGTGGAACATCTTGGGCGCTGACAATTGAGACTGAGCGACTTATTCTTCGTCCGCAAGAGCCTGATGATTATAAATCTTGGTATGCAGGTTATTCAGGCCGCTTGCCCCAGCAGCACAAATATGATGAAGGACAAGTTAGCTTGGATGGCTGTGACCTAAATTGGTTTTCAGATTTATGCAAGCGCCATCAAGAACAAGCTTCAAGTGACTATGCTTATATAGTTGGTGTGTTTTCCAAGAAAACGAATCAGCATCTTGGCAACATTGATATTTCAACAATTCAACGAGAAGAGAAACAGTGGGCTAATTTAGGCTATGGCATTCATAATCAATACTGGAAACAAGGTTTCGGCAAGGAAGCCGTAAGAGCAGCTTTGAGGTCTGGGTTTGAAGATTTTGGGTATCATCGCATTGAGGCAGCGATCAATCTTGATAACTATTCCTCTATTTCTCTAGCTCAAAGTGTTGGTTTGCAAAAGGAGTGCGTTCGTCGAGGTTTTTATTATGAGGCTGATCAATGGGTAGATCATGTCATTTATGTCGCTCTGCCTTCTGATTTAGGACTAGTTGAGAAACCGCCTGCGATCGCCGCTCTACAAATACCCCTTGAGTCAGCTTAATTAGCTCTCTATGTAATCACCCCGTAGAGGAGCTTAGGTAGAAAGAGTACACCTAATAAATAGCTAGGTGGCAGGGGGAAACATGACAGAAGAACCAGACAAACCGAAACACAGAAACAAGGTGCGGGAGCGTGCAGACGCAATCAAACCGTACCTGTGCAAGAACCTGATTGCAGTCTTAGAAAATCCCCATGACATAAAAAACATTGGGACGGTCATAAGGAACGTAAACGCCTTGGGTGTAGAAAAGGCTTACGTGGTAGATCCTAAAGGTGCGTTACCGGATGACTGGCAGGACATGAGGGAAAGAAATTCACTATCCAAGACTTCCGTGTCGGCAATCAAGTGGAGTTTCGTTAAGCGCTTCGACAGCACTGAGGCTTGCTTGGCACATCTAGAAGAAAACCGCTTTGTGTCCATTGTTACGTCTCCACACGTGAAGGGAATGAAGAATGAAGTCTTGGATGAGGCGGATTACACCATCTATACCAAGTTAGCAGTATGGTTCGGCAATGAAGCTAAAGGCATCAGTGACGAAGCAGTAAAGCGGAGTGAAATGTGTGTAAGCATCCCTATGTTTGGCATGATTGAGAGCCTGAATCTAGGCACAACATCAGGAATAGTTTTGTACGAAATTACGAAGCAACGTCGTGAGTATCAGAAAAAATATAAATGGCGAAATAAACGAGGTGAGAAAAGTGATGCCTAACAACCCTGTTGCACCCGACCGGGGCGGGGCGATTGGGGGAACTCAACCGTCCCGGCGGTAGGTGGACGGGAACGTTATGGCACAGCTTCTCAATAGAGATGGCGCAGCAAGCTTACTTGTTAGCATGATCAGTTAGTTGGCGATCGCCCTATCTCATCTTTAACCAGCTAAATACTTGATCTGTGGTTAATTGCAAATCGATGCCATCCAAAACAGTTAAAGCATCATGGCCGTGGCGTAGTTCTGGTTGTTGCTGAGGTAAAAAGACTAGAACCGAGCGATCGCCTGGATCAACCAACCAACCTAACTCACAACCCTGTTTCAAGCAGTGCAAGATATTGCCCGTCACTCGGTTAGGGCTTTGCTCAGGGGAAAGAATTTCAATCGTCCAAGCGGGAGCTACTAAAACATCATCAACAGGTTCTCCATTCTCATCAAACTTGATTTGCTCCCAACGTAAAACCGCTATATCCGGGACAATCGATCTACCTGCAAAAGTACAGCGTAATTCCGGAAAGGCATAAGCAATTCGCAATTCTTCAGTGACTCGATTAATGGCATCGGTCAGTTTTCCCTGAAGTCGAGAATGGCGCGTCTTCGGCATTGGCTTCTGAATAATTTCGCCATCAATATATTGACTGGCAGGGTTTGTTTCTGGCAAAACCAAAAACTCTTCCAGCGTGATTGATGTCGGCTTCGCAACAGTCATGATTTGTTAGTGTTGCTCAGGGCTATTTGCTCTCAGTTTATCCTAGGCAATCCAGCAAGTTGCGATCGCCCTTACTCTTCATTACTTAAAGAAAGCACCAAAGTTAAATTGCAATACACTCAAAATGCTGGTGACGCTGAGAACTGAGAGAATGCTTCCGGCGCTGAAGCAGCCCAGAATACTGCCTGCACTCCCTACACTCAAAATACTGCCAGTGCTGCCAATACTTAAAATGCTGCCCGCACTGCCAATGCTCAAGATGCTACCGCTGCTGGCAATGCTTAAGATGCTGCGGTGACTGGCCCAGCTTAAAACACTATGGTCTGCAAGCGGCTCATGTTCACCCATCATTTATCTCTTGAAATAGCGTCTGCTTCAGGTATGGGCGGATTCTATCACAGAGCAGCAATTCAACTGTGGAATATTAGTGAAGAGAGCGATCGCCTAGAGTTGGAGCCTAGCGATCGTTCTTTGTCATTCTGCTGAACTTGCTAGCAGGCATTGAGCAAACTTCAGTAGACGGAGTGAGAAATGATAGTTATATAGTGATGTATCTATTTAGACCTGCTTTTACTGGGTTTCAATCAAAACAGTCACGGCAGCGATCGCGACAAACATATCGTCATTTTTGTCGTTGAATTGAGGAATGGCACGACCTTGAACCACCATACCGCCGGACTCAACTTTTAGGCTTTTGCGGCCAAAGGGTAGCACTGCCAACACTTCCGCTTCCCGCACTTGCTCTGGATAAGGCACAGCTACCTGGACCTCAACAATCATCTCGTTTGGGTCGCTCAGTCCTGCCACTTCCCACACTCCAGGTAAGGCATTGTGAGCGATCGCATTGCGTACAGCTCTAGCGGCTGCAACGGTTGGCTCTTGCCCGTGCTGGTCTACTCCCATTCCCATCTCAATCACTAGGCGCTTACAAGTCATACGGCTCTCTCTAAAGGTTCTACAGATTTCTTCACAGCTTATAGCGATTCTGCCTGTGTAGGTGCGTAAGCGTAAAGGAGTGAAATCAGAAAAAGCTTTAGCGAAAATTTATATAAGGGATGAATAGCCACAGCTTCGTAAAGTTCAAGCAAACTTTCTCACTTGTACGATTGTCAATCATTCCATCTGTAGGATTTACTAAATCGAGACTTTGCTAAAGTTTTATTCCCGTACAAATACTTAAACAAGCTACAGGAAGCAATGGTTGGGTAGCGGGTCCAGCTACTCAGAATAGGGTGATCTAGAAATAGTTGAGAAGTTGGTGTTTAGAATATAGCCGTTGATTCTTTTTGAATGCAGCGCCTCTAAACAGATAACGGTAGGACGCTGACAGTTGAGTGACTGTGGCTCGGAGATCTAGCGATTCAGCTGATTGTGTCTAGCGCAAACCAACAGTCGTTTTTCTAATAGGTATCATGTCGAACCTGAAGCCAAATAGCAGTTCTGGTTATGTAACCCTGAATGCTTTGAAACAAAACCCTGCTCTCTCTCGTTTGATGTTTACGACTCAACCCACGAGTGCGGAGCAGATGGCAACGATTATTGAACCTATTCTGCAAGCTCCCCAACGTTGTAGTATTACTCCGCTATACATTCAGGCGATCGCGACTGCGGAAACCACCATTTTGGCGACAAATCTTGGTTCCCCCCAAGAACTTCAGGTGACTGAAAAGGCTGCTAATTGGTTGATTGGGCGCAATGCTACCTGTGCCATTACAGTTGCTCACCGCTCAGTCTCCCGCTGTCATGCCGTGATTGGCTACTATCCCAGCCGCGATTTTTATATTGCGGATGTAGGCAGTAGTAACGGCACTTGGGTAAATCGTCGTCGCTTAGCCCACCTAGAACGCCACCTATTGCAAGATGGCGACTTGATTCAGCTAGGCTCTCTTTGTGTAGAGTTTTTTGTAGCTACGGGCGATCGCTTAGCGCCTGAAGGCAATGAAGCCACAGCTACCCATCATTAAAGATTCGGACTAAGCTTTGTTTAGCCAACCGGGTCTACCTGTTTTTCTTGAGATACGTTTCCAACTCCATCACGCCCTCCTCTTCTAAATTGAAAGGAGGGTTTTTCGTTGGGCTTTGGCCAACCTAGCAAGCGCTCAGCTCAGGAAAAGCTAGGAAGCAGCAGGCTGTGCTTCGCGATCGAGCAGTTGTTGAAACTGGATTGTGTCTTGGCGCGGATCAGCGTAAGTAACCTTAACTTCCATGCGATCGCCTGGAGATGCTGCTTTGGTCAGCCGAATCGCCAATTCCAGCCCTAAGTCCTCTAGCAAGATCAGCGCTAAGTTTTCGTGCTCTCGCAGCCAGCGCAACACCAAAGCTTGCCATACTTCATGGGTATGACGACGCAGGTATTCCAAGCCCCAATAGCGGTTGGTTTGTCGCTCTACCGAAGTTGCTTCTTGAGCTACAGCACCCACGCTCATCAACAACTCTTTCATCTCTTCTACCGAGAATGGTAGCGGTGTGCCTCGTAGATGAGCCTTGATTTGGAAATGCGCCAGCAAATCTGTATAGCGCCGAATGGGTGAAGTGACTTGAGTATAAGTGTCTAGGCCGAGGCTGGCATGTCGCGCAGGGGTAATGCTCATTTCACTGCGGGGCATACAGCGACGAATCGCGCAGGAGCGCACAGGGCCAGCAGGCAGTTGCAATAACTCTTCTTCGGGTGGTAGCTCTGGCTGAGTTTGGTTGCGGAAGGGAATTGCTAAGTTATGCGCCTGACCGTAGCGGGCCGCCACTTCTCCAGCCAAAATCATCATTTCAGCCACAAGTTGGCGAGATTGAGAAACTTCTAAGACTTCAATCGTAATCTCGTCATCGTGGACCTTGATGGAAGATTCTGGCATGTTGATGCTGATGGCACCTTGAGAGTGCCGCCAGGTCTGCCGCCGCTTGGCCCAGCTTGCGATCGCCTGGAGTTCAGATTCACCTAGAACTCCCAACTCCAACATCTCGTCGACATCTTCGTAGGTGAGGCGATAAGTGGGCTTAATCAGGCTAGTTTGAATTTGGTAGTCTGCGATCGCCCCAGATTCATCCAGAATCACTCCAAAACTCAGGGCGTAACAGATTTTCCCCTGAATCAAGCTCATGGGGCCTGTCGCCAGTTCCGGCGGAAACATGGGGATGATGCCAGTTGGCAGATAAATGGTGGTGCTGCGTCGGCGTGCTTCTAGATCTAGATCGTCTCCTGGCACAATCCAGCGCGTTGGATCAGCAATGTGAATCCAGAGCTTTTGACGGCCATCTTCTAGGTACTCCAAGCTGACGCCATCGTCAATCTCTCGCGTACTCTCATCGTCAATGGTGTAGACTTTTAGACCCGTCAGATCAAGCCGTCCCTCGACATCGAGATCGGGGGGTGGAGACTCTAAGCAACGTTTTGCGACTTCCAGCACTTTGGTAGAAAATTGAGTGGGGATTTGACTGCGGCGTACAAACAGATTCTCGTGGACGCTCCACAACCCTAAATCCACCAAGAGTTGGAAACCAGCTTGAGGAGTTTCAGGTCTTCCGAGAGCAGCCAAAGTTTCTAAGGCTGGCGTCCGGTGAGAAGCTTCTTCTCCTAAGGTAGCAAACCGCTCTAGGGCTTCGAGGCGACCGCGATCGCTGTTCTGCCATTCTACGGCTTGATCCGTTAAGGCTTGCTGGATTCGAGTCAAAAATTCTTGCCATTCCCGCTGCTTTTGACCCGCCACTGTTAGCTGGTGCTTCAACTCCGCAACCTGAGTCGCTGAGCGAGGCTCGTAGTGGTCTCCCTTCTGCTTAAAGTAGAGCTTGTCTTCTGAGAGTAAATAATGAGCGGCATAGCACAGAGGCGGACTCTGGTCTGAGAACAGTAACAAAGCCATGCCCGCGGGATCAACCGTCTCACTGTCTTCCACCAACAGTTCCCAAGCCACCTCTAGACTAGAGGGGTCGAGATAAGCCTCCACTTCCTTCAGAAATTGAGGGATTTCCGACGGCTTGTAACTTTGGCCTGTAACGGTGTAGGTGACTTGCCGAGGATGAAGGGTGTAAGACTGGCCACGTTCATCCAACACGATCCAGTGCTTTTTACCCTCTGGACGTTCTAGAACTGCCAGCCGACGATCGCTATGCAGTCGAAATTCAACGAGAGTTCCCTTCTCCACCAGCTTTTGCTAACCCCAGTATGGCTTTTGCGGTTTACTGATCAGCGCGCTCTATTCAGCTAACTATGGAGCCTTAGCCGATTGAGTCGGAGTGTCTTTATTCTGTCCATGCGAAATTGCACCCACGTCTATAGTAAGGCGGGTTGGTATCACCTGGCAGAAACTTTAGACCCAATTTTGTCGAAAAACCCCTCCGAGGGGAGAGGTAAATTTAACCTTCTTGGTTTACGAAAGGCAGCAGAGCGATGAGGCGAGCTCGTTTGATCGCCACGGTTAGATCGCGCTGTTGCTTGGCAGTCAAACCAGTGATCCGCCGAGGCAAAATCTTGCCACGCTCAGTGATGAACTTGCGGAGCAAATCCACATCTTTGTAATCAATGGGTTCTTCGGGCTTGATGGGGGAAACGCGACGGCGGAAGTAAGTCATAGCAATTGTTTGTGAGTCAAAAATCTTCAGAAAAACAGCGGACCAGAAACTAATAGAGCCTTGAATCCAGAAAAATAACCTTTCAAGGATTTTCAGACAGCAATCTATTTAATTTCTTTATGAGACGTGTGCTTGTTGCAGTGGGTGCAGAACTTGTTGA
Proteins encoded in this window:
- a CDS encoding RNA methyltransferase — protein: MTEEPDKPKHRNKVRERADAIKPYLCKNLIAVLENPHDIKNIGTVIRNVNALGVEKAYVVDPKGALPDDWQDMRERNSLSKTSVSAIKWSFVKRFDSTEACLAHLEENRFVSIVTSPHVKGMKNEVLDEADYTIYTKLAVWFGNEAKGISDEAVKRSEMCVSIPMFGMIESLNLGTTSGIVLYEITKQRREYQKKYKWRNKRGEKSDA
- a CDS encoding FHA domain-containing protein, translating into MSNLKPNSSSGYVTLNALKQNPALSRLMFTTQPTSAEQMATIIEPILQAPQRCSITPLYIQAIATAETTILATNLGSPQELQVTEKAANWLIGRNATCAITVAHRSVSRCHAVIGYYPSRDFYIADVGSSNGTWVNRRRLAHLERHLLQDGDLIQLGSLCVEFFVATGDRLAPEGNEATATHH
- a CDS encoding DUF4336 domain-containing protein — protein: MNGQDMQGQPIETSNPKDWTWRFWPAVPLYPFGKRRTLRQEVVKDTIWTFDQIQGVFYVIVPIRMTVVRLEAGGLLVYAPVAPTPECIRLVEELVAAHGEVKYIILPTSSGLEHKVFVGPFARRFPNAQVFVAPHQWSFPINLPLSWLGFPMKRTHVIPEDSSQAPFAKEIDYAVLDIDLGAGSFGEIACFHKRSRTLLVTDSVMSVPEEPPAIVQLDPYALLFHAKDSGSEVVEDNAENRHKGWKRIALFAFYFRPSALEPVKLGDAWREARNAPDRSKKAYFGLFPFQWQEDWQRSFEALRGGGRLFVAPVLQTLILNRAPEITLKWADQVAKWDFHQVIPCHLDAPVAAGPRQFRQAFSFLEKYPAIGENFSEGRPLPKEDFGLLREIDELLNRGSITPPPKEKV
- a CDS encoding RNB domain-containing ribonuclease — its product is MEKGTLVEFRLHSDRRLAVLERPEGKKHWIVLDERGQSYTLHPRQVTYTVTGQSYKPSEIPQFLKEVEAYLDPSSLEVAWELLVEDSETVDPAGMALLLFSDQSPPLCYAAHYLLSEDKLYFKQKGDHYEPRSATQVAELKHQLTVAGQKQREWQEFLTRIQQALTDQAVEWQNSDRGRLEALERFATLGEEASHRTPALETLAALGRPETPQAGFQLLVDLGLWSVHENLFVRRSQIPTQFSTKVLEVAKRCLESPPPDLDVEGRLDLTGLKVYTIDDESTREIDDGVSLEYLEDGRQKLWIHIADPTRWIVPGDDLDLEARRRSTTIYLPTGIIPMFPPELATGPMSLIQGKICYALSFGVILDESGAIADYQIQTSLIKPTYRLTYEDVDEMLELGVLGESELQAIASWAKRRQTWRHSQGAISINMPESSIKVHDDEITIEVLEVSQSRQLVAEMMILAGEVAARYGQAHNLAIPFRNQTQPELPPEEELLQLPAGPVRSCAIRRCMPRSEMSITPARHASLGLDTYTQVTSPIRRYTDLLAHFQIKAHLRGTPLPFSVEEMKELLMSVGAVAQEATSVERQTNRYWGLEYLRRHTHEVWQALVLRWLREHENLALILLEDLGLELAIRLTKAASPGDRMEVKVTYADPRQDTIQFQQLLDREAQPAAS
- a CDS encoding GNAT family N-acetyltransferase; amino-acid sequence: MLNLSCLFLLITPLMSGTSWALTIETERLILRPQEPDDYKSWYAGYSGRLPQQHKYDEGQVSLDGCDLNWFSDLCKRHQEQASSDYAYIVGVFSKKTNQHLGNIDISTIQREEKQWANLGYGIHNQYWKQGFGKEAVRAALRSGFEDFGYHRIEAAINLDNYSSISLAQSVGLQKECVRRGFYYEADQWVDHVIYVALPSDLGLVEKPPAIAALQIPLESA
- a CDS encoding Uma2 family endonuclease — its product is MTVAKPTSITLEEFLVLPETNPASQYIDGEIIQKPMPKTRHSRLQGKLTDAINRVTEELRIAYAFPELRCTFAGRSIVPDIAVLRWEQIKFDENGEPVDDVLVAPAWTIEILSPEQSPNRVTGNILHCLKQGCELGWLVDPGDRSVLVFLPQQQPELRHGHDALTVLDGIDLQLTTDQVFSWLKMR
- a CDS encoding sterol desaturase family protein → MEFYSPLQRIITSLVLPPKLFLIWLFGITPTHLLIYEVIFAAELIFHHSNWALPLLLDRALSYVIVTPNYHRAHHARLLSGMHSNYASLLTIWDILFCSVQYPAVPEAIKLGIPGVNQEFTLLRLLVLPF
- a CDS encoding ion channel; this encodes MRQLTIFRNWRTKRRSQPQPVVHIKIRDGQFHILGNGVWHSYWREPYHLLLTIPWTGFLALTVLCYVVTNAVFALLYLAQPASIANAKPGSFLDAFFFSVQTLASIGYGALYPQTVYANILVTIEAMVSLVGIALLTGLAFARFSRPTARVSFSHVAVIGPYEGIPTFIFRAANQRRNQILEAQIRLYLMRDETSAEGHAMRRFYELKLLRSRTPSFTLSWTVLHPIDEYSPFYGATPESLAQMRASVVVSLSGIDETVSQVIHARHTYSAQDILWNYCFVDIFHETADGHRYIDYNHFHDVLPLP
- a CDS encoding Lin0512 family protein, whose protein sequence is MTCKRLVIEMGMGVDQHGQEPTVAAARAVRNAIAHNALPGVWEVAGLSDPNEMIVEVQVAVPYPEQVREAEVLAVLPFGRKSLKVESGGMVVQGRAIPQFNDKNDDMFVAIAAVTVLIETQ
- a CDS encoding IS1 family transposase (programmed frameshift); this encodes MPLCPDCTSERTVKNGHIHTGKQRYLCRTCGRQFVENPTNKTIDTPTRELIDRLLLERLSMAGIARAVQVSEQWLQDYVTCKAAQTPTQATVRPKKKGPLTVQCDELWSFVDHKGNKQWVWLALDADTRELIGAHVGDRSAQSAQRLWDVLPTVYRQCAVIYTDAWEAYQQVLPRKRHRVVSKSSGKTSYIERFNNTLRQRVSRFVRRSLAFSKSLRNHIGLLWNFIHHYNASLPL
- the rpsR gene encoding 30S ribosomal protein S18; protein product: MTYFRRRVSPIKPEEPIDYKDVDLLRKFITERGKILPRRITGLTAKQQRDLTVAIKRARLIALLPFVNQEG
- a CDS encoding peptidase M15 — protein: MRQPQTVKALEELGRVRLSKSFFMREFLYSEISQIEGIPNIPNDPELAIAAGKNLCEKVLEPLQDQLGRIGIRSAYRSADVNAKGAENKNQYSCASNEKNYAGHIWDVRDSRGYMGATTCIVVTSFIPYYERTGDWTALAWWIHDHIPAYASMTFFPKSAAFNISWHENPNYSKYIYSYVKNPHTDKTGYLTNQEMDNFLGSHLQAYEEFIQDLRS